From the bacterium genome, one window contains:
- the hemG gene encoding protoporphyrinogen oxidase, translated as MVELEKEYGGLFRAMFALQKQAKRNGRASGGPVGANSVLHTFHDGMGELTNALAERMAGRLRLNRRVESLSRAGGRWQVCLTDERIEADAVILACPSFEAAEIVGKLAPDTADSLRDIRYAPVDVVCHGYRTEDIGHPLHGFGVLIPRSEGIRSLGCLWSDSIFTGQAPEGKHLLRTIIGGAHDPEVVRLSQAELDRLAFRDHQHILPIHKPPILVKTYRHPRGIAQYTLGHLQRVACTEELERHAPGVFFTGASYRGVSINGCVKDANRVAAAFWARYGVRV; from the coding sequence ATGGTTGAGTTGGAAAAAGAGTACGGCGGTCTGTTTCGCGCCATGTTTGCTCTGCAGAAGCAAGCGAAACGGAACGGTCGCGCATCCGGTGGCCCGGTTGGTGCAAACTCGGTTCTGCACACGTTCCATGATGGGATGGGCGAACTCACGAACGCGCTTGCCGAGCGTATGGCGGGAAGACTTCGCCTGAATCGTCGCGTCGAATCTCTCTCGCGCGCCGGCGGCCGGTGGCAAGTGTGCCTGACGGACGAACGAATCGAGGCGGACGCTGTAATTCTCGCCTGTCCGTCGTTCGAGGCCGCCGAGATTGTCGGCAAGCTGGCTCCCGACACCGCCGACTCACTCCGCGATATCCGCTATGCACCCGTGGACGTGGTGTGTCACGGGTATCGAACCGAGGATATTGGACACCCGTTGCACGGATTCGGAGTTCTGATTCCACGAAGCGAAGGCATTCGTTCGCTCGGTTGCCTGTGGAGCGATTCGATTTTCACCGGACAAGCTCCCGAGGGGAAACATCTGCTGCGTACGATAATCGGCGGCGCGCATGATCCCGAGGTGGTCCGTCTATCCCAGGCGGAACTGGATCGGCTTGCCTTTCGGGATCATCAGCACATCCTACCGATTCACAAACCTCCGATTCTCGTGAAAACATATCGTCATCCCCGCGGTATTGCACAGTATACACTTGGTCATCTGCAGCGAGTTGCGTGCACGGAGGAACTCGAACGTCATGCGCCAGGAGTCTTCTTTACGGGAGCCTCCTATCGAGGTGTATCCATCAATGGTTGCGTGAAAGATGCGAATCGTGTGGCCGCGGCATTCTGGGCACGATATGGAGTCCGCGTATGA
- the hemB gene encoding porphobilinogen synthase, with the protein MNFPIDRPRRLRRTETLRRLVCETWLRPEDLVQPLFVVPGENVRRPIASLPGQFHLSVDQVADEAKRIFDLHIPAILLFGVPSCKDEMGSSAYDENGEVQRATRAIKEAIPGLLVITDVCLCEYTSHGHCGVVKRGDVDNDRTLPLLAKTALSHAAAGADIVAPSDMMDGRVRAIRDALDGRGFDQTAILSYAIKYASAYYGPFRDAAGSAPQFGDRRGYQMDPPNALEALHEAELDLAEGADMIMVKPGVAYLDVLSLVKRTLRRVTAAYQVSGEYAMIEAAAQRGWIDRRRVILETLVAFKRAGADFILTYYASEAAAWLREDIR; encoded by the coding sequence ATGAACTTTCCCATTGATCGTCCGCGGCGCTTGAGACGCACGGAGACTCTGCGCCGGCTTGTCTGCGAAACCTGGCTTCGTCCCGAAGATTTGGTTCAGCCGCTCTTTGTAGTTCCGGGAGAAAACGTTCGCCGCCCCATCGCCAGCCTGCCGGGACAGTTCCACTTGTCCGTGGATCAAGTCGCAGACGAAGCGAAGCGAATTTTCGATCTTCATATTCCTGCGATCCTGCTTTTCGGAGTCCCAAGCTGCAAAGACGAGATGGGAAGTTCCGCCTATGACGAGAACGGCGAAGTGCAACGGGCGACGCGGGCCATAAAAGAAGCCATACCCGGCCTCCTCGTCATCACCGACGTTTGCCTTTGCGAGTACACCAGCCACGGTCACTGCGGAGTCGTGAAACGGGGTGACGTGGACAATGATCGGACGCTGCCTTTGCTCGCCAAGACCGCGCTCAGTCACGCCGCTGCCGGCGCGGACATCGTCGCGCCCTCGGACATGATGGACGGCCGCGTGCGCGCGATCCGCGACGCACTGGACGGGAGAGGCTTCGATCAAACGGCGATTCTTTCGTATGCGATCAAGTACGCCTCCGCCTACTACGGACCCTTCCGCGATGCGGCGGGATCGGCTCCACAGTTTGGCGACCGCCGCGGCTACCAAATGGATCCTCCCAACGCGCTGGAAGCACTGCATGAGGCGGAACTCGATCTCGCGGAAGGAGCGGACATGATTATGGTCAAGCCCGGCGTCGCCTATCTTGACGTCTTGTCGCTCGTGAAACGAACACTGAGAAGAGTCACCGCGGCCTATCAGGTTTCCGGAGAATACGCCATGATCGAAGCGGCGGCCCAGCGAGGATGGATTGACCGCCGCCGCGTCATTCTCGAGACGCTGGTGGCTTTCAAACGGGCGGGCGCCGATTTCATTCTTACCTACTACGCCTCGGAAGCGGCCGCTTGGCTGCGTGAGGATATCCGATGA
- the hemG gene encoding protoporphyrinogen oxidase, whose translation MNPSDELHNVPRVVVVGAGVAGLATAFLIREIGNTAGRDVNVSILEAQSSAGGATRTDHVDGYICEWGPNGFLDNEPATFNLVNRLNLTNRLLKANAAAAHRYIFHSGKLHDVPLKPAASLASDILPLSAKLRMAMDLLVPAKRDHLEETVYAFGRRRLGRAFSTYLLDPMVSGIFAGNAH comes from the coding sequence ATGAATCCGTCCGACGAACTGCACAACGTTCCGCGAGTTGTCGTCGTCGGCGCGGGCGTCGCCGGACTGGCGACGGCATTCCTCATTCGTGAGATCGGCAACACTGCGGGAAGGGACGTCAACGTCTCCATACTCGAAGCGCAATCCTCAGCCGGCGGCGCAACCCGTACCGATCACGTAGATGGATACATTTGCGAGTGGGGACCCAACGGTTTTCTCGACAATGAACCGGCCACCTTTAACTTAGTGAACCGGCTGAATCTTACCAATCGCCTGCTCAAGGCCAACGCGGCCGCGGCGCACCGCTACATCTTCCATAGTGGCAAACTCCACGACGTGCCGCTGAAACCCGCCGCGTCTCTGGCGTCGGATATCCTGCCATTGTCGGCGAAATTGAGAATGGCGATGGATCTGCTTGTCCCGGCCAAGCGCGATCATTTGGAGGAAACGGTTTACGCTTTCGGGCGTCGCCGCCTCGGTCGAGCATTTTCTACCTATCTGCTCGATCCCATGGTCTCCGGCATCTTTGCCGGAAACGCGCACTAA
- the hemH gene encoding ferrochelatase: protein MRAVLLVNMGGPADETKVRPYLRAIFRDPAILPVPALIRPLLSRLIVVLRANRVIERYRMIGGASPLIAWTERLCIAVADALKEYEPAPPVAYAFRYSEPTIETALTKLKTQRIQTVSLVPLFPHHTRAMTGSIETEAREVSRKLGMTVDVLPAWGNQADILDVWSGYLNEALAMLGKDARVLFVAHGIPLRDVRRGDDYPDRVRDTARALASSLPQGTEWTVAFQSKVGPLPWTRPYLKVELDRLCAESKPLVIMPISFAADCLETMYDLDLQAVPRARQACSDQVVRVRAFNDEARFARILARLAVER, encoded by the coding sequence GTGCGCGCCGTACTGTTGGTGAATATGGGCGGTCCCGCGGATGAGACGAAAGTGCGGCCCTATTTGCGGGCGATCTTCCGCGATCCGGCCATTCTCCCCGTTCCGGCTTTGATTCGTCCGCTGCTATCAAGACTCATCGTGGTTTTGCGCGCGAATCGCGTTATCGAGCGATACCGGATGATCGGTGGGGCCTCGCCGTTGATTGCATGGACGGAAAGACTATGCATAGCAGTTGCCGACGCACTGAAGGAGTATGAACCCGCACCGCCGGTCGCCTATGCCTTTCGCTACTCCGAACCGACGATTGAGACGGCATTGACGAAACTGAAGACACAACGCATTCAAACCGTGAGCCTCGTCCCCTTGTTTCCGCACCACACACGGGCGATGACCGGCTCGATTGAAACCGAAGCCAGAGAAGTGTCTCGCAAATTGGGTATGACGGTGGACGTACTGCCCGCGTGGGGCAATCAGGCGGACATTCTTGATGTATGGAGCGGATATCTGAACGAAGCATTGGCCATGCTCGGAAAAGATGCACGCGTGCTCTTCGTAGCTCACGGGATTCCTTTGCGAGACGTACGCCGGGGTGACGACTATCCTGATCGTGTGCGTGACACGGCTCGCGCGCTTGCTTCATCGCTTCCCCAAGGAACGGAGTGGACTGTTGCTTTCCAGAGTAAAGTCGGTCCTTTGCCGTGGACTCGGCCGTATTTGAAGGTGGAACTCGACCGTTTATGCGCCGAATCGAAACCCCTGGTCATCATGCCCATCAGTTTCGCCGCCGACTGTCTGGAGACAATGTACGATCTTGATCTGCAGGCCGTTCCGCGCGCCCGGCAAGCCTGTAGCGATCAAGTCGTTCGCGTTCGTGCTTTCAATGATGAAGCGCGGTTCGCCCGCATACTGGCTCGTCTGGCGGTGGAACGATGA
- the hemA gene encoding glutamyl-tRNA reductase — protein MKFEMIGLNHTTSTLEVRDRAAISSGRLEEVATRLLQEPYMEGVVILSTCNRVELYFSPSYHSTDQALYSRFAESCNLSPAEARAAYIHRDGDAVHHIFRVASGLDSQLIGETQILTQVKQAYHSALDLACSNALLNRVFLRAIECGKMIRSRTAISRGAVSVSFAAVNMAERVFGHLKGRRILLIGAGETIRLAMKHLMNAGAESWRISNRTRAHAERLAETLNAAVVSFPPHDEDLAWADIIVSATGSPQVVVSADQAARALSSRNRSGPLLILDLAVPRDVDPAFRSDNAYVYSVDDFRQLVEANLKARQREAVRAEKLVRQSVEDFVVWYKAHRVLPTIQQLQEVLEEIRTEEIERNARRFSAADREQVELFSKILIKKVATLIIVNMKQASVERNDLSLASAVSLAFAGEDKEAVENVLEQLKHELSH, from the coding sequence ATGAAGTTCGAGATGATCGGCCTGAACCATACCACGTCCACTCTCGAAGTCCGTGACAGAGCCGCGATCAGTTCCGGTCGGCTGGAGGAAGTGGCGACGCGGCTTTTGCAGGAACCGTACATGGAGGGCGTGGTGATTCTGTCCACCTGCAATCGTGTCGAACTCTACTTTTCCCCGAGTTACCACTCCACGGATCAGGCGCTTTATTCCCGCTTTGCAGAAAGCTGCAATCTGTCTCCGGCCGAAGCCCGCGCAGCCTATATCCACCGCGACGGCGACGCCGTGCACCACATCTTTCGCGTGGCCTCCGGTCTCGATTCGCAACTCATCGGCGAAACCCAGATTCTCACTCAAGTCAAACAAGCCTATCATTCCGCGCTGGATCTGGCCTGCTCCAATGCCCTCCTGAACCGCGTCTTCCTGCGAGCCATCGAATGCGGAAAAATGATTCGCAGTCGCACCGCCATCTCACGGGGTGCCGTCTCCGTTTCGTTCGCGGCCGTGAACATGGCGGAGCGCGTGTTCGGTCATTTGAAAGGACGCCGCATTCTTCTGATAGGAGCCGGTGAAACGATTCGTTTGGCCATGAAACACCTGATGAACGCAGGCGCGGAGTCCTGGCGAATCAGCAACCGGACGCGCGCCCATGCGGAGCGACTGGCCGAAACGCTGAACGCCGCGGTGGTATCTTTTCCCCCGCACGACGAAGACCTTGCGTGGGCCGATATTATCGTCTCCGCCACCGGTTCGCCACAAGTTGTCGTCTCTGCGGATCAGGCCGCTCGCGCGCTGTCGAGTCGGAATCGAAGCGGCCCGCTGCTGATTCTCGACTTGGCCGTTCCGCGAGACGTTGATCCGGCCTTTCGGAGCGATAACGCTTACGTGTATTCGGTGGACGATTTTCGGCAGCTCGTCGAGGCCAACCTCAAGGCACGGCAGCGGGAAGCGGTTCGTGCGGAGAAACTGGTTCGGCAGAGCGTGGAGGATTTCGTTGTCTGGTACAAGGCTCATCGCGTTCTGCCTACCATTCAACAGTTGCAGGAAGTTCTGGAAGAAATCCGCACGGAGGAAATCGAGCGAAACGCCCGCCGGTTCAGTGCCGCCGACCGTGAGCAAGTGGAATTATTTTCCAAGATACTCATCAAGAAAGTCGCCACCCTCATCATCGTCAACATGAAACAAGCCTCGGTCGAGCGCAACGATCTTTCTCTGGCCAGCGCCGTATCCCTGGCCTTTGCGGGGGAGGACAAAGAAGCTGTTGAGAACGTGCTGGAGCAATTGAAGCATGAACTTTCCCATTGA